Proteins encoded within one genomic window of Felis catus isolate Fca126 chromosome C1, F.catus_Fca126_mat1.0, whole genome shotgun sequence:
- the AMY2B gene encoding alpha-amylase 2B isoform X1 — protein MKFFLLLSVIGFCWAQYNPNTKPGRTSIVHLFEWRWADIALECERYLAPKGFGGVQISPPNENVVINSPLRPWWERYQPVSYKLCTRSGNENEFKDMVTRCNNVGVHIYVDAVINHMSGNGVGAGTSSTCGSYFNPGNRDFPAVPFSHWDFNDGKCRTGSGDIENYNDPYQVRDCRLVGLLDLALEKDYVRSKIAEYLNRLVDIGVAGFRIDASKHMWPGDMKAILDKLHNLNTNWFPEGSKPFIYQEVIDLGGEPIKSNEYFGNGCVTEFKYGAKLGTVLRKWNGEKMAYLKNWGEGWGFMRSDRALVFVDNHDNQRGHGAGGASILTFWDSRLYKMAVGFMLAHPYGFTRVMSSFRWPRHFENGKDVNDWMGPPNNNGVIKEVTINPDTTCGNDWVCEHRWRQIRNMVMFRNVVDGQPFRNWWDNGSNQVAFGRGNRGFIVFNNDDWPLSLTLQTGLPAGTYCDVISGDKIDGNCTGIKIYVSGDGNAHFSVSNSAEDPFIAIHAESKL, from the exons ATGAagttctttctgttgctttcagtCATTGGGTTCTGCTGGGCTCAGTATAACCCAAATACCAAGCCTGGACGGACATCTATTGTCCATCTGTTTGAGTGGCGCTGGGCTGACATTGCTCTTGAATGTGAGCGATACTTAGCTCCTAAAGGATTTGGAGGGGTTCAG ATCTCTCCACCCAATGAAAATGTTGTGATTAATAGCCCTTTAAGACCTTGGTGGGAAAGATACCAACCAGTTAGCTACAAGTTATGCACAAgatcaggaaatgaaaatgaattcaaagaCATGGTGACTAGATGTAACAACGTTGGT gTCCATATTTATGTGGATGCTGTAATTAATCATATGAGTGGGAATGGTGTGGGTGCAGGAACAAGCAGTACTTGTGGAAGTTACTTCAACCCTGGAAATAGAGATTTTCCAGCAGTCCCATTCTCTCATTGGGATTTTAATGATGGTAAATGTAGAACTGGAAGTGGAGACATTGAGAACTATAATGATCCTTATcag GTCAGAGATTGTCGTCTGGTCGGTCTTCTTGATCTTGCACTGGAGAAAGATTATGTGCGTTCTAAGATTGCTGAATATCTGAACCGCCTCGTTGACATTGGTGTAGCAGGGTTCAGAATTGATGCTTCTAAGCACATGTGGCCTGGAGACATGAAGGCAATTTTGGATAAACTGCATAATCTGAATACAAACTGGTTCCCCGAAGGAAGTAAACCCTTCATTTACCAGGAG GTAATTGATCTGGGTGGTGAGCCAATTAAAAGCAATGAGTACTTTGGAAATGGCTGTGTGACAGAATTCAAGTATGGTGCAAAATTAGGCACAGTTCTGCGCAAGTGGAATGGAGAGAAGATGGCTTacttaaa GAACTGGGGAGAAGGATGGGGTTTCATGCGTTCTGACAGAGCACTTGTCTTTGTGGACAATCATGACAATCAGCGAGGACATGGAGCTGGAGGAGCATCTATTCTAACATTCTGGGACTCCAG ACTGTACAAAATGGCAGTTGGATTTATGCTTGCTCATCCGTATGGATTTACACGAGTAATGTCAAGCTTCCGTTGGCCAAgacattttgaaaatggaaaa gATGTTAATGATTGGATGGGGCCACCAAATAATAATGGAGTAATTAAAGAAGTTACTATTAATCCAGACACTACTTGTGGCAATGATTGGGTCTGTGAACACCGGTGGCGTCAAATAAG GAACATGGTTATGTTCCGTAATGTAGTTGATGGCCAACCTTTTAGAAACTGGTGGGATAATGGTAGCAATCAAGTAGCTTTcggaagaggaaacagaggatttattgtttttaacaaTGATGACTG gcCATTATCTTTAACTTTGCAAACTGGTCTTCCTGCTGGCACATATTGTGATGTTATTTCTGGAGATAAAATTGATGGCAATTGTACAGGaattaaaatttatgtttctgGGGATGGCAATGCTCATTTTTCTGTTAGTAACTCTGCTGAAGATCCATTTATTGCAATTCATGCTGaatctaaattataa
- the AMY2B gene encoding alpha-amylase 2B isoform X2: MKFFLLLSVIGFCWAQYNPNTKPGRTSIVHLFEWRWADIALECERYLAPKGFGGVQISPPNENVVINSPLRPWWERYQPVSYKLCTRSGNENEFKDMVTRCNNVGVHIYVDAVINHMSGNGVGAGTSSTCGSYFNPGNRDFPAVPFSHWDFNDGKCRTGSGDIENYNDPYQVRDCRLVGLLDLALEKDYVRSKIAEYLNRLVDIGVAGFRIDASKHMWPGDMKAILDKLHNLNTNWFPEGSKPFIYQEVIDLGGEPIKSNEYFGNGCVTEFKYGAKLGTVLRKWNGEKMAYLKNWGEGWGFMRSDRALVFVDNHDNQRGHGAGGASILTFWDSRLYKMAVGFMLAHPYGFTRVMSSFRWPRHFENGKDVNDWMGPPNNNGVIKEVTINPDTTCGNDWVCEHRWRQIRNMVMFRNVVDGQPFRNWWDNGSNQVAFGRGNRGFIVFNNDDCLQVIWGSLSFMLWFT, encoded by the exons ATGAagttctttctgttgctttcagtCATTGGGTTCTGCTGGGCTCAGTATAACCCAAATACCAAGCCTGGACGGACATCTATTGTCCATCTGTTTGAGTGGCGCTGGGCTGACATTGCTCTTGAATGTGAGCGATACTTAGCTCCTAAAGGATTTGGAGGGGTTCAG ATCTCTCCACCCAATGAAAATGTTGTGATTAATAGCCCTTTAAGACCTTGGTGGGAAAGATACCAACCAGTTAGCTACAAGTTATGCACAAgatcaggaaatgaaaatgaattcaaagaCATGGTGACTAGATGTAACAACGTTGGT gTCCATATTTATGTGGATGCTGTAATTAATCATATGAGTGGGAATGGTGTGGGTGCAGGAACAAGCAGTACTTGTGGAAGTTACTTCAACCCTGGAAATAGAGATTTTCCAGCAGTCCCATTCTCTCATTGGGATTTTAATGATGGTAAATGTAGAACTGGAAGTGGAGACATTGAGAACTATAATGATCCTTATcag GTCAGAGATTGTCGTCTGGTCGGTCTTCTTGATCTTGCACTGGAGAAAGATTATGTGCGTTCTAAGATTGCTGAATATCTGAACCGCCTCGTTGACATTGGTGTAGCAGGGTTCAGAATTGATGCTTCTAAGCACATGTGGCCTGGAGACATGAAGGCAATTTTGGATAAACTGCATAATCTGAATACAAACTGGTTCCCCGAAGGAAGTAAACCCTTCATTTACCAGGAG GTAATTGATCTGGGTGGTGAGCCAATTAAAAGCAATGAGTACTTTGGAAATGGCTGTGTGACAGAATTCAAGTATGGTGCAAAATTAGGCACAGTTCTGCGCAAGTGGAATGGAGAGAAGATGGCTTacttaaa GAACTGGGGAGAAGGATGGGGTTTCATGCGTTCTGACAGAGCACTTGTCTTTGTGGACAATCATGACAATCAGCGAGGACATGGAGCTGGAGGAGCATCTATTCTAACATTCTGGGACTCCAG ACTGTACAAAATGGCAGTTGGATTTATGCTTGCTCATCCGTATGGATTTACACGAGTAATGTCAAGCTTCCGTTGGCCAAgacattttgaaaatggaaaa gATGTTAATGATTGGATGGGGCCACCAAATAATAATGGAGTAATTAAAGAAGTTACTATTAATCCAGACACTACTTGTGGCAATGATTGGGTCTGTGAACACCGGTGGCGTCAAATAAG GAACATGGTTATGTTCCGTAATGTAGTTGATGGCCAACCTTTTAGAAACTGGTGGGATAATGGTAGCAATCAAGTAGCTTTcggaagaggaaacagaggatttattgtttttaacaaTGATGACTG